The DNA segment AGCTTTATCAGGTGGAAGAGTCGCTCGGAAATAAATGTTGACTCTGATCCCGAGTCGATCAGTGCACAAGCTGTATAATTTACACCCAAATGGCGAACATATATAACAGCCGTACTTAGGAGAACACCGTGGGTGTTAATTGCAACATAACTTTGAACATTCGTTTGTTGGGATGGATGGACTAATTGGAgggagctgttgcttgtggcatGGAGACTACTGTAGGGCTCAATTGTGGAGTGTCACTACGATGCAAGAGCGTATTTTGACGACCCTTGCACGTAAAACAATTGTGAGCACTGTTGCAATCCCTTAACTGATGACCCCTAGTGAAACGGTTCAAACATAGTTTGGAGTGCATCTTCTATCGCTTCTAGGGTGCGATAGCGTTCTAAGAGAAAGGCGTTCATCTCAAGCCAAGATGCGATGTCGCTTTTTCTGGAGATGGACTGATCCCATAAGGAGAGTGTTAATTTGGGTAATTTGGAGGAACATAGGAACGCGAGGATACAGTCCCAGTTTTCTATGTTGATTTCGGATAACTCCAGAGCTGTTAAGCAACCTTGAATGGTGCTCTGAAGTTCCTTAATTGCCGTTCCAGACTCTTGGGAGATTGGCTGCGGGTTGAAAAGAATCTTGAGCTGGCTGTTGATTAACAATTTTCGGTTCTCAAAACGCTCAGTCAGATTGGCCCAGGCTGATCGGAAGCCATCGTTAGTCAAAGGTGACTTCGATACAATCGCCTGAGCCTCACCGCTGGTTTTCGCATTGAGATGGAATAATTTCTCGACCTCTGTTAACCTAGgattttttatgtaaattgcgGTAAAGAGGTTTCGAAATGTCGGCCAACGTATGTAATCTCCGCTGAAGATTTCTGTGTCGCAAGGAGGTAAGCGACACCCTGTGGGAACATATGTCGGAATGGTGGACTGAGCGGATGGTCTATTTTGGGCGTTAGCGGTATCGATTTGCTCGCTAAGTTTAGCGGCGCATCTCTCATATACCATGTAACAATAGTCGTACTTGGACTGCATAACTGAAATGGTTTCCAGTGAACTGGCTTCCGAGATTATTGTTGAGCCGACCTCGTACTCTTTTTCAACCTTGTCCCACAAGGCTCGCACTTGGTCCCGACGGACCTGGCACGTATAGAGAGACGAGTCAGAGCCTCCAggagtgtttatttttgcctcaaaCTGACTTAGCCGATCAGTGACAGCAATAAACTTGATTAAGGCCGCGTCTGTCATATTTTGGGCCGTTTTGGCTTAGCTCGCGTGGAAATCGGACTAGATCTTGTGCTTATGGTTGCCTTAGTGCGTCCGACTGCAGTGGTCAGGGATGCTTCGCTTTTAGCTTTGGATGCGGGCGACTGATTTTTACCAGTGGATTTGGCCTCGAACTAAGAGGTGCTTTAACAGTTCCCCTTGGCGTGGACGCGGATGATTGGCTTTTAGTCCGGGACGATGTTTCCCTTTCGGGCTGCTGTTTGAAACGGAGAAGTTGTGGAGGTGCTTGCGGACGGAACTGCTAATTGATGCTTTGTTTCTTCccctttgccagttggcatacTAGGTGGAACCGCTTGGGTATGAAAACAAAGGTGCTCGTTTCTAGTAGTAGAGGTTGCGATgcttaaaacaaagaaacactGGAATGCCGGTACAGGTAAATAATCGAGTTTATAATTCGATTGAGATTgcgaatatttaaataatttagctgaaaatcaaaatttatttgatttaatttatttaattaataaatttatttgacttggtaatttaaaatatacgattatttattaaacacgggaaataataataaagaattcGATGCTcgttttcgataattttatatttataatagtcCTTGAATACGGTAACGGctggtttatttttacttttttgtggTACTCATAAAATACCCACTCTTGTGGCTAAGTACACACCGCTGACAAATGTAGAACTTCGAAGTTAATGTgtagtgtttttgtttatttacaataaattagtaatattattaatctattaattatggttgttgtgtttttattgGTGCGTCTCGGAACAGGAGTAATTGTATGGGAATGTgtgcaattgcataaaaacGTGTAATTGGAGTACGGATCGGCAGCTGTGTtttttacatatgtgtgtggtgtgtacatacgcacatacgccggttgaaattgcaatttatgactataatattgctgtgttataatattgctgtgGATTGTGcactaaaaaatattattagtGGACACACATAGTACATATGATATGTGGATTTATTTACCGGATGTATGTACTATGtggttgcacaaatatattcgtTTGCACTATGCACAATTATAAGTTAAGAAACTGAATTGGAGGTTgggttaatttttattaagtaaTACAAGGTGCAATAAATTATAAGTTAAGAGAATGATTTGGAGTTagtgtttatgtttattaaataataaggtTAAATATAGTGTCTATTCAAAATGCATATGGGAAATTATATTCGGATTgaatctatgtatgtatgtatgtatgtatatatgtacaatacGTGCTGGTGAACCTGGTGTATGTTTGCGTGTCGGACCAAGAACatgaattaacaatattaattagGAAACAATATTGTGAAGCAACTTGTCAGATTAAATGCGGACacgtaaataaaataaaaaatttttttttttaactaggaaaaacagcacacaaattcatttttaaactaatatttttacgaattaaactatttcttcttaatttttttttgcatattattattattctagcTATTCTTCATAGATATAAGGcacaaacataacaaaattcaaaacgcaaatgtaaaaaaaaaggacaaaactaaaatgagGCAATTTTTGCGTCATTAACCACGTTAAATCAGAGCACTTTGATCAGTTTGCTTATTTTCAATCGGCGCAGAGTTGTCGAACTGGAAAGACTTACTCTTGAGTTACAGGACTGCTCATTCTATTGGGGACGTCGATGATAGAGCTTATTCTAACCTATATAAACCCATATCTaccaaaatggaaaatatttctGAAATTTCACCAGGGTGATTATTTGTGGAAGAAAAGAATATATTTGTGCGTGTCCAATAGATAAAAACTCGCAAATGAATGTGGAGTAAGTGACCCTGAATCCCTTAGAGGCACAAACCTGCGAAAGCAATTGGCCACACATACCTCTTTATCTTATGttggcattcaaattgattatttggcgAGCTTTATGGGTCACCATAAAGACATCTACAAAAATTACTATTCTTACTCTGTAGCGGAGATGACCCAAGTTTCGCAATTCCTTATGTCAGCAATGAACATGGAAGaggaaaatgctgaaattgtAAAAGCTAATCCCGAGAGTGAGGTAATTTATTTAGTCCATCTGTTGCGATGAAAATTTTTGCAAGAATCGGAACTTCGATAAAATACTTTcgctatttaaaaaattagtGATGGTTTTGGAGACCTTtccataattaaaatattttgttggtatGGCTGGTGCGAAGTCGTGTTTCTTAAAATAAACagttaaaaactatttaatttaatatttagttGTTTAATTGGatcaatatattaaaattatttttttcaactgtttatttaagCAAACCCAGACCTCaagcaagcaaacaaaatatttaaaaaaatgatatCAGTCAGTCATATTGATACTTTAGTGCGCAGCCTTTCTGGCGATGATGGCTACTCGATCGTGCAATGGGTGCGCGACTTCGAAGACGTAGTGGCCCTGTACGACATACCAGATGTTAAGCGGTGCATATTAGCGAAAAAATTGCTAACTGGTTCTGTGGACGACCTGCTGGATAGGACTGGAGTAGCAGCAGCCATGTTATATTGCCGTTCCTTGAATGAGCTGCGTGACAAGATGATTGTATACGCTAAAGTGCGAAACCAATCAGCCATCATGTGCCTAGTCGTAGCAGCGAAACACCAAGAGGTCGAGCGAAGGGAAGTAATGCAGCAAAGAACCAGTGAGATTTTTGCTATAATTGCCGTGGCTGAAGGAGTGCAGCCAGCCAAAGAGGCCAGAGGGGTCGTGCTTTAAGTGCTGGAGTATGGATCATCAGTATGCGCGGTGTCCTAAGCGCagtactacaacaacaattgcagcagtGCAAGGCATTAataccaaaaaatataaagttaaAATCTGAAGGCAGTCAATACCATGGATTAGGAGGACGGCCTATCCCAACATGGGGAAAGTTGAAATGGCGAAATAATATTCTTATAAATACCTTTATTATTTCACTTAATATTGTAGACGATAAGTATTAACTCTACCAGTATTATTAGGAAGAAATACTTTTGAAATCATTGAGgtaaaattagtttaaaagAAAAGTATTAATGCTGAATATCATTTACCtcttaattcaataaagaataaaaTCGCTTATTCGACTTTTTTTTAACCAGTGACCAACAAATTATTAGTGACAAGCAATTCAATCATTTATCGTATAACAACATAAGCAATCCTACATTAAGTAATTATAAAATTAGTAGCAACTTTAGCAATCAACTTCGAAATGAAGAAGTAAGCAGCCAAGTTAAGAGTAGTCTTCAATACTTTAACGAACACAACATCATTCTACTGCAATCCACTGCGCCTGTCTTATTATGAGAGGGACAAAGTAGCAAAAATTGTAGAGGgccttttaaataaaaagattaCTCGACCTAGTGAATCTAGATTGGACTGGATCCAGGTTGGAGACGTGAGAAATAATGGATTCACAGAATTTGGAGCAAAAGAGaagtaaaattttgaatataaagaGCAGCCGATTATAAACTCAGCACTAGACATTTGAGTGGTTGCTGTTACCCCAGATGATGGGACTTAATCTTACAAACTGAGCAGATGCGAAATGAAGACATAGTAAAAATTAGAGAAATAATAGAGGAAGGTCTCGAGACTGAATTTGAAATGATAGATGcaataatatacaaaagagATAGTGATGGCAAGTTAGGCCTATATGTTCCGAAGTGCATGGAAGAGCAATTAATCAGAATAGCACACGAGAAGTTAGAACATCCAGCGGCAGACAAGTGTGTTAATGACCTAAAAAGAACATATTGGCTCCCGTCAATGCGTAGTAAAGTTGAACAATTTATTAGAAATTGTTTGCCGTGCATATTACACTCTATGCCCAAAACCATACATAATAGAACattacatagcataccgaAGCCAGAAGTGTCCTTTCATACATTACACATAGACCATCTAGGTCCTTTACCGAGTATCAcatcaaaaagaaaacatattttggtaGTCGTAGATGCCTTCACAAAATTTGTGTAGTTATTTCCGGTAAATAGTACCAGTACACGTGAAGCCAAAGACGCCTTGAGCAAATACTTCGAGTTTTACAGTAGACCTGTAAGAATAATCTCGGACCGAGACACGTGTTTCACATCGCTAGAGTTTGCAAATTTCTTGCAAGAACGCAGTATGGAGCATATCAAAGTTGCTACTGGGGCACCACAGGCCAATGGCCAAGTTGAAAGAGCTAATCGTGTTCTCACCCTTATGTTAGGCAAACTATCAGAGCCCATTCAGCAGGCAGATTGGTATAAGTTGATGAACAAAGTAGAGCATGCCATAAATAACGCTATTCATAGTAGCACGCAGAAAACACCCAGTATCTTGTTATTTGGAGTGATCCAAAGAGGACCAATAGTTGACGAATTAACTGAATATTTAAgggataaattaaaaatagagGAGAGAAATCTTAATGCGGTGCAAAAGAAAGCcagtgaaaatattttgtgctcACAGCTAAGAAAtgagaaaatatttgtcaagAAACATAAAGCCCCATTAACGTTTCAAATAGGTGATTACGTGGCCATTCGTAATATTCACACTACAAAAGGAGCTAATAAGAAATTCGCACAACGACCATTATGGAGTGGTTGATTTTGAAGATTGAGAGTTGACTCAGATGCCACACTGTAGTATATTAGAGCCAGCTAGGCTCAAGCCATGGGTTCACAATAGATGTATGTTGTAAacctacatatatagataacctaagattatataaataagtgAGATGTTTTGTAACCCCAGAAATGGTAAGATCGTGGGCGATCTGTAGTCAGGTTAGCCGAATCGCTTACGATATCGATACTTCGAGCAAAACAAGGTGAAGAAAAATGAGGAATTCAATTTGGAAATCGGAAATCCGTACGAAACGGACGAGAATCGAAAAAATAAAGCCAACTAAGTAATTCAGAAAGTTCAGATGCATCTAATGATGAAGAGCCGCCGGAGTTTGTATGTACGTCAGATAATGCAAATTATTCGCCTCacaaaaaattgataaaaaagcGAAGCAGTAAGTATTACAAAATAGCTAACAAGTAATAATATTCAGTATAACACTTAATATAACAATACAGAGAGTCCCACGGTTAAAGCTAATGTCCTTCACTTTTATGTAGTAAAATCTCTAACAGATCAGTTTCTAACTGCATGACAAATTAAAACTTATTCATTTACTTATATAAATAAGATGTAATTTGTTATGCTGTGTTAAGAAACATAAGGTTTTCACTTACTGCAAGACTCCGTGCTCACTTTCATTCGCTAACAAAGCTTCGGTTCAAATTGCAGAATTTTAGCTGTAACTGTGTCGGCTGCAATCCGGTTATCAGTCAGCACAACCAAAcggaattatttataaaatttcttatttcaaaaaattccgaaattttaaaatgttttggtGAGCCGTCATATCGAAAATTTTGAAGAGTAATGCATCAGGTTTTCTGTATtatacaaacaaattaaacttttATTGCAGCGTCACCGTTTTGGAAAAACGTGCCGTGTTCGATGGGGCCCACGCGAACGCAAGCAgctagaaaatatatttgcgaATTTGCAgctagaaaatatatttgcgaATTTGCAAAAATTGGAAAAGTTGCCATCGCTTAAAAGATGTtccaaaattataaatgctaATCATTATTTTCGGGGGCGCACTTCACCTCAAATAAAGACATTTCTTTACAACCAGAGAAAAGCGGAGGGGAGAAAAAAAtcattgtaattaatttaagacaataaagataaaataaaagattattgtaacaaaatatataaagtatgcatGTTTActtttcaaacaaatttattgtgCATAGAGTGATAATCAATAATTTcgtttaatattaataatattattttattcatgTTATAACTGATTCCACAGACAAATGAAGTGACGGGCATGTCTAAATCTACACTATTTCGTTAATCATAGATATTGAATAAATTTACTTTACACTGCTAAATTAGCATATTGCTATTAAGAATATTCGTAATAACAttcatacatttttaatgggttggcggtatttataaaataaagatcTCAAATATTTACTCAAATGaaagtttaattttattgatcGGATCGGTTCCGacattaatttgaaaatatcttttagtttaattcacttttcatataataaacaaaaccttgtagaatatgaaaatatggaaATAATTTTAACCTTTTCACATtcacttttaaatatatatgcattgtaCAAACGTGTAATTTTTAAAAGTTTCCGCGTGCGTTTGGTAATATTGTTGTTCAATtccatattaaaatatttttatattcggTATATGTGCTAGAGTTATTTAAGGAACATTGTCCCCAGTAAGGACGTCTAATATAGTGTTCCCGAAACAATCGTTTCTTATCAAATTCATAACAATTTAGGCAATAAGCCTTTTGACCAAGTGGCAGCTCTAAATTTTTGTTCCCAAAATAAGCGGTCTAATGGATTATGATTGCATAaccgatcgatcgttcctatgggagctatatgatatagtggtccgatcttaataggattttgcacatatatgagaagtaaagtaaaactaataaatgccgagtttggtcaagatatcttattaaacaaaatgttatttcatacaaaatatgatagagtggtccgatccagctggttttcacataagTGCTGGGtgcaagagagagagggacttctgcaaaatttcattaagatacattatacattatacattatagaaacagacaaacggacagacggacatggctctatcggctcggctgttgatgctgatcaagaatgaggagtaaagtaaaactaataaacgccgagtttggtcaagatatcttgaaaaacaaaatgttttttcatacaaaaacttaattttgtaccgatcgttcctatggcagctatatgggtccgatcttaataggattttgcaaatatatggggagtaaagtaaaactaataagtgacgagtttggtcaagaaaaacacaatattttttcatacaaaaacttaattttcgaccgatcgatcctatgggagctatatgatatagtggtccgatcataataggattttgcatatatatggcatgtaaagtaaaactaagaaatgcagagtttggtcaagatatcttgaaaaacaaaatgtttttcacaccaaaacttaattttcgaccgatagttcctatggcagctatatgatatagtgctccgatcataAAACGATTTttcatgtatatgaggagtaaaataaaactaataaatgccgagtttggtcacgatatcttgataaacaaaatgttttttcatacagaaacttaattttcgaccgatcgttcctatggcagctatatgatatagtggtccgatcgagctggttttcacatatgtgctgcgtgcaacagacttctgcaaaatttcattaggatagctttaaaaatgagAGACTAGTTAGCATGGAAacatacagacggacagacggacatggctctatcgactcggctgttgatgctgatcaagaatatatacactttatggggtcggagatgccttctatgcgttacacatttcacgacaatattataatattctttgcaagggtataaaaattaatataaaaaaaaggaatatagGATATCGACGTATGTGATCTCTGCAAAAGAGAGACGGACCTAGGCAAAATTTCGTAGACTTTTAACTGAGACTAGTTAACATAAAAACATAATGGCGGGCAGACAAAAGGGTAGACGAGCAAGTGGACATGGACATATTaactcgactgttgatgctgatctggCACCCTCTATAGAGGTATAACCAATgtgaaaatttttaaaataaatttgaaaatctcgCCATGTTGATTTAACTTCTTAAATCGATAAGTTAGACCTGAGGTCATTAAGGGGACGTTTTGCTGACGGGGCTGAAGGAGTGCAGCCAGCCAAAGAGGCCAGAGGGGTCGTGCTTTAAGTGCTGGAGTATGGATCATCAGTATGCGCGGTGTCCTAAGCGCagtactacaacaacaattgcagcagtGCAAGGCATTAataccaaaaaatataaagttaaAATCTGAAGGCAGTCAATACCATGGATTAGGAGGACGGCCTATCCCAACATGGGGAAAGTTGAAATGGCGAAATAATATTCTTATAAATACCTTTATTATTTCACTTAATATTGTAGACGATAAGTATTAACTCTACCAGTATTATTAGGAAGAAATACTTTTGAAATCATTGAGgtaaaattagtttaaaagAAAAGTATTAATGCTGAATATCATTTACCtcttaattcaataaagaataaaaTCGCTTATTCGACTTTTTTTTAACCAGTGACCAACAAATTATTAGTGACAAGCAATTCAATCATTTATCGTATAACAACATAAGCAATCCTACATTAAGTAATTATAAAATTAGTAGCAACTTTAGCAATCAACTTCGAAATGAAGAAGTAAGCAGCCAAGTTAAGAGTAGTCTTCAATACTTTAACGAACACAACATCATTCTACTGCAATCCACTGCGCCTGTCTTATTATGAGAGGGACAAAGTAGCAAAAATTGTAGAGGgccttttaaataaaaagattaCTCGACCTAGTGAATCTAGATTGGACTGGATCCAGGTTGGAGACGTGAGAAATAATG comes from the Drosophila virilis strain 15010-1051.87 unplaced genomic scaffold, Dvir_AGI_RSII-ME tig00002092, whole genome shotgun sequence genome and includes:
- the LOC138911704 gene encoding uncharacterized protein produces the protein MTDAALIKFIAVTDRLSQFEAKINTPGGSDSSLYTCQVRRDQVRALWDKVEKEYEVGSTIISEASSLETISVMQSKYDYCYMVYERCAAKLSEQIDTANAQNRPSAQSTIPTYVPTGCRLPPCDTEIFSGDYIRWPTFRNLFTAIYIKNPRLTEVEKLFHLNAKTSGEAQAIVSKSPLTNDGFRSAWANLTERFENRKLLINSQLKILFNPQPISQESGTAIKELQSTIQGCLTALELSEINIENWDCILAFLCSSKLPKLTLSLWDQSISRKSDIASWLEMNAFLLERYRTLEAIEDALQTMFEPFH